Proteins encoded within one genomic window of Bradyrhizobium sp. AZCC 1719:
- a CDS encoding ATP-binding response regulator, with amino-acid sequence MAEQDDVLHLIDDTGIAPEDSSARKWKIAVIDDDAAVHEGTRFALSDYSLNGATLEILSAYSAAEGRILMRDNPDVAAVLLDVIMETDVAGLELVEYIRNEIKNETVRIILRTGQPGQAPERRVIVQYDINDYKAKTELTADKLFTSLTAALRSYQQLERMVQTRRGLEIIIDAASTLYDFKSMQRLAEGVLTQLASLLNVDCAGILVLRDDGAPGSEFSVLAGSGCYSRFIGTTSSKALDPDLRQMVEAAFQRRKNEFADHRSVLYLRTGSGREVVVLLQAERQLSDTDRALVEIFSSRLSIAFDNVILYRQLHEANTQLEDRVAQRTRALMQANRRLSAQWLRLQRANGFKNEILGTVAHDLKNPLGVILGRTEMLTELIGAGSPKENVTAQVEHIRDATKRLTSMVDHLISDAMADAFDITIRREPVDVAALVTEVADSNLPSAVNKQQAVTVSAPPNIVTMCDADRIREAIDNLVSNAIKYSPIGGKITVTVSHEGSDTVIRIADQGAGLSPEDLGRLFGRFQRLSAKPTAGESSTGLGLSIVKRIIDMHGGHVTAESAGPGQGSTFTVTLPATETT; translated from the coding sequence ATGGCCGAACAGGACGATGTCCTCCACCTGATCGACGATACCGGCATAGCCCCGGAGGACTCGTCCGCGCGCAAGTGGAAGATCGCCGTCATCGACGACGATGCCGCCGTGCACGAGGGCACCCGCTTCGCGCTCAGCGACTACAGTCTCAACGGCGCGACGCTGGAGATCCTGTCGGCCTACTCCGCGGCCGAAGGCCGCATCTTGATGCGCGACAATCCGGACGTGGCGGCCGTGCTGCTCGACGTCATCATGGAGACCGACGTCGCGGGCCTGGAGCTGGTCGAATACATCCGCAACGAGATCAAGAACGAAACCGTCCGCATCATCCTGCGCACCGGCCAGCCCGGACAGGCGCCCGAGCGACGCGTCATCGTCCAGTACGACATCAACGACTACAAGGCCAAAACCGAGCTGACAGCCGACAAGCTGTTCACCTCGCTGACCGCGGCGCTGCGCAGCTACCAGCAACTCGAGCGCATGGTGCAGACAAGGCGCGGGCTCGAAATCATCATCGACGCCGCCTCGACGCTCTACGATTTCAAATCGATGCAGCGGCTGGCGGAGGGCGTGCTGACGCAGCTCGCCTCGTTGCTCAATGTCGACTGCGCCGGCATTCTGGTGCTGCGCGACGACGGTGCCCCGGGGAGCGAATTCTCGGTGCTGGCGGGCTCGGGCTGTTACAGCCGGTTCATCGGCACGACGAGCTCGAAGGCGCTCGATCCGGACTTGCGGCAAATGGTGGAAGCCGCCTTCCAGCGCCGCAAGAACGAATTCGCCGATCACCGCAGCGTGCTGTATTTGCGCACCGGCTCTGGCCGCGAAGTGGTGGTGCTGTTGCAGGCCGAGCGCCAGCTTTCCGACACCGACCGCGCGCTGGTCGAGATTTTCTCCAGCCGGTTGTCGATCGCGTTCGACAACGTCATCCTCTATCGCCAACTGCACGAGGCCAACACCCAGCTCGAGGACCGCGTCGCCCAGCGCACCCGCGCGCTGATGCAGGCCAACCGCCGCCTTTCGGCGCAATGGCTGCGGCTGCAGCGCGCCAACGGCTTCAAGAACGAAATTCTCGGCACCGTGGCGCACGATTTGAAGAACCCGCTCGGCGTGATCCTCGGCCGCACCGAGATGCTGACCGAATTGATCGGCGCGGGCTCGCCGAAGGAGAACGTCACCGCGCAGGTCGAGCACATCCGCGATGCCACCAAGCGCCTGACCTCGATGGTCGACCACCTGATTTCGGATGCGATGGCGGATGCCTTCGACATCACGATCCGCCGCGAACCGGTCGATGTCGCTGCGCTCGTGACTGAGGTCGCTGATTCCAACCTGCCCTCGGCCGTGAACAAGCAGCAGGCCGTCACAGTATCCGCTCCGCCGAACATCGTTACCATGTGCGACGCCGACCGGATCCGCGAGGCGATCGACAACCTCGTCAGCAACGCCATCAAATATTCGCCGATCGGCGGCAAGATCACGGTCACTGTGAGCCATGAAGGCAGCGACACGGTGATCCGCATCGCCGACCAGGGCGCCGGCCTTTCACCGGAGGATCTCGGCCGGCTGTTCGGCCGCTTCCAGCGGCTCTCGGCCAAGCCGACCGCCGGCGAAAGCTCGACCGGCCTTGGTCTGTCGATCGTCAAACGTATTATCGACATGCATGGCGGCCATGTGACTGCGGAAAGCGCCGGACCCGGGCAGGGATCGACATTTACGGTTACACTGCCTGCGACAGAGACGACATGA
- a CDS encoding sensor histidine kinase — protein sequence MPIRWRILSIAGLNSAVVMVLAVLIWNGANVLGSAWDDVRQVRESDKILAHLESETSRLQNLIHRYINQPSPELFAEILLLREAVLGTLTTRASNDPMLSGSVERLEQVTDRFLNGFGELRAVQATITKTYEQQVLGPAREMAGLYSIIEGATGHRDAQIWPALGKSREAFTAMLVAANAYYLSPASGSAEDARRNTETIEKTIPVMTDLADNDLQRMALTRLQARTVALREGMAKLTEQLAVRTELLRNTIDASQAEAIAVIDELSDKMRRREQKAQETFDKTLSGISRRVLSIAVMFLGIILSAGVLIALSIRLPLQQILAAMHAITSGNYDRRVQGTTARDEVGAMARAVDVFRENAIAKRETEDELRASKERAESALLELNTAQQNLIDAERLAALGGLVAGVAHEVNNPIGISLTVASSFARRAETFESELRTEPLRRSKLDEFVKSSRDAAGQLVANLHRAAELIQSFKQVAVDRSHAERRQFNLSEATDQIVASLKPVLKKAAITLSVEVPEGLVIDGYPGSYGQILTNLFLNAANHAFADGRSGAITISARARGSDDVEIIFADNGAGMTPDVQRQAFDPFFTTRRNDGGTGLGLHIVYNLVTQQLGGRMMLESRLGQGTTFRIIMPKVAKGGSTGGSTSTDQTAADGTSQWPNRTMSST from the coding sequence GTGCCGATCCGATGGCGCATTCTGTCGATCGCGGGATTGAACTCCGCCGTCGTCATGGTGCTCGCCGTCCTGATCTGGAACGGCGCCAACGTGCTGGGCTCTGCATGGGACGACGTCCGCCAGGTACGGGAATCAGACAAGATCCTGGCGCACCTCGAAAGCGAAACCAGCCGGCTGCAGAACCTGATCCACCGCTACATCAACCAGCCGAGCCCCGAGCTGTTCGCCGAGATCCTGCTGCTGCGAGAGGCCGTACTGGGCACGCTCACGACGCGTGCCTCGAACGACCCGATGCTATCAGGGTCGGTGGAGCGACTCGAACAGGTCACCGACCGCTTCCTCAACGGCTTCGGCGAGCTGCGCGCCGTGCAGGCCACCATCACCAAGACCTATGAGCAGCAGGTGCTGGGGCCGGCCCGGGAGATGGCCGGGCTGTATTCGATCATCGAGGGCGCCACCGGACATCGCGACGCGCAGATCTGGCCCGCGCTCGGAAAGTCGCGCGAGGCGTTTACGGCCATGCTGGTTGCCGCCAACGCCTATTACCTGTCGCCCGCCTCAGGCTCCGCCGAGGACGCCCGCAGGAATACCGAGACGATCGAGAAGACCATCCCGGTGATGACCGATCTGGCGGATAATGATTTGCAGCGCATGGCGCTGACGCGGCTGCAGGCGCGGACGGTGGCGCTGCGCGAGGGCATGGCCAAACTGACCGAGCAACTCGCGGTCCGGACCGAACTGTTGCGCAATACCATCGATGCCAGCCAGGCCGAGGCCATTGCTGTTATCGACGAGCTATCGGACAAGATGCGCCGGCGCGAGCAAAAGGCGCAGGAGACTTTCGACAAGACGCTGTCGGGCATCTCGCGCCGGGTGCTGTCGATCGCCGTGATGTTCCTCGGCATCATCCTGTCCGCCGGCGTCCTGATCGCACTCTCGATCCGCCTGCCGCTGCAGCAGATCCTGGCGGCGATGCACGCGATTACGTCCGGCAATTACGATCGCAGGGTACAGGGCACCACCGCGAGAGACGAGGTCGGCGCCATGGCGCGTGCGGTGGACGTCTTCCGCGAGAACGCCATCGCCAAGCGCGAGACCGAGGACGAGCTGCGCGCCTCGAAGGAAAGAGCCGAGAGCGCACTGCTCGAGCTCAACACCGCGCAGCAGAACCTGATCGACGCCGAGCGGCTGGCGGCGCTCGGCGGGCTGGTCGCCGGCGTCGCCCATGAGGTGAACAACCCGATCGGCATCAGCCTGACGGTGGCGTCGAGCTTTGCGCGCCGGGCTGAAACCTTCGAGTCCGAGTTGCGGACCGAGCCGCTCCGCCGCTCCAAGCTCGACGAGTTCGTCAAGAGCTCGCGTGACGCAGCAGGGCAACTGGTGGCGAACCTGCATCGCGCCGCCGAGCTGATCCAGTCGTTCAAGCAGGTGGCGGTCGACCGCTCGCACGCCGAGCGCCGGCAATTCAACCTGAGCGAAGCCACCGACCAGATCGTCGCGAGCTTGAAGCCGGTATTGAAGAAAGCGGCGATCACGCTGTCGGTCGAGGTGCCGGAAGGGCTTGTGATCGACGGCTATCCCGGCTCCTACGGCCAGATATTAACCAATCTTTTCCTCAATGCCGCCAATCATGCCTTTGCCGATGGCCGGTCCGGGGCGATCACGATCTCGGCCCGGGCGCGCGGCAGCGATGATGTCGAGATCATCTTTGCCGATAACGGGGCCGGAATGACGCCGGACGTGCAACGGCAGGCATTCGACCCGTTCTTTACGACCCGCCGCAACGACGGCGGCACCGGACTGGGCTTGCATATCGTCTATAATCTTGTCACTCAACAGCTCGGCGGCCGGATGATGCTGGAGTCAAGGCTGGGACAAGGCACCACCTTCCGCATTATCATGCCAAAAGTCGCCAAGGGCGGATCGACAGGCGGATCCACGAGTACAGACCAGACAGCAGCCGACGGAACTTCGCAATGGCCGAACAGGACGATGTCCTCCACCTGA
- the ugpB gene encoding sn-glycerol-3-phosphate ABC transporter substrate-binding protein UgpB, whose amino-acid sequence MRFLQFAALATMALASPAHAATEIMWWHAMSGELGKQLEKLAADFNASQSDYRIVPTYKGNYTATVTAAIFAFRSRSQPAVVQVNEIATATMMAAKGAIYPVFELMRDQSEPFSPEAYLPAVTGYYSDVAGNMLSFPFNVSTPILYYNKDLFRAAGLDPEVAPKTWGEVGAAAKRLRAAGSPCGLTTSWPSWVHVENFSAFHNLPLATRGNGFGGLDAELTLNNPDVVRHIAQLAEWQTTKVFDYSGRGELAEPRFQKGECAIFIGSSGTRADIKANSKFEVGYGMIPYRPDIAGDPQNSIIGGATLWVLRDRPRAEYAGVARFFAYLSKPEIQAAWHQNTGYLPITRAAFDLTRTQGFYDRNPGAAIGIEQMTLKPPTENSKGIRLGSFVLIRDAIEDELEQVFSGKRTAQAALDAAVERGNRLLRQFERANPDR is encoded by the coding sequence TTGAGGTTCTTGCAATTCGCAGCGCTCGCCACCATGGCGCTTGCGTCCCCCGCCCACGCGGCCACCGAGATCATGTGGTGGCACGCGATGTCGGGGGAACTGGGCAAGCAGCTCGAAAAGCTGGCGGCCGATTTCAATGCGTCGCAGTCCGACTACCGGATCGTGCCGACCTACAAGGGCAACTACACCGCGACGGTGACGGCGGCGATCTTCGCATTCCGATCGCGAAGCCAGCCGGCCGTCGTTCAGGTCAACGAGATCGCCACCGCGACCATGATGGCGGCAAAGGGCGCGATCTATCCGGTGTTCGAATTGATGCGCGACCAGTCGGAGCCATTCTCGCCGGAGGCGTATCTGCCGGCCGTCACCGGCTACTATTCCGATGTTGCCGGCAACATGCTCTCGTTCCCGTTCAATGTCTCGACCCCGATCCTCTACTACAACAAGGATCTGTTCCGCGCCGCGGGCCTCGACCCCGAGGTGGCGCCGAAAACCTGGGGCGAGGTCGGCGCCGCGGCGAAGCGCCTGCGTGCGGCCGGCTCGCCCTGCGGGCTCACCACATCCTGGCCGTCCTGGGTCCATGTCGAGAATTTTTCCGCCTTCCACAATCTGCCGCTGGCAACCCGAGGCAACGGCTTTGGCGGTCTCGATGCAGAGCTGACCCTCAACAATCCGGACGTGGTTCGGCACATCGCGCAACTCGCGGAATGGCAGACGACGAAAGTTTTCGACTATAGCGGCCGCGGGGAATTGGCCGAGCCGCGCTTTCAAAAGGGCGAATGCGCCATCTTCATCGGCTCGTCCGGGACACGCGCCGACATCAAGGCCAATTCCAAATTCGAGGTCGGCTACGGCATGATCCCGTACCGGCCCGACATCGCCGGCGACCCGCAAAACTCGATCATCGGCGGTGCCACGCTATGGGTGCTGCGCGACCGGCCGCGCGCCGAATACGCCGGCGTTGCGCGGTTCTTCGCCTATCTCTCCAAGCCCGAGATCCAGGCTGCCTGGCACCAGAACACCGGCTATCTGCCGATCACCCGCGCCGCCTTCGACCTCACCCGCACGCAGGGGTTCTACGATCGCAATCCGGGTGCTGCGATCGGAATCGAGCAGATGACTTTGAAGCCGCCGACCGAGAATTCGAAGGGAATCCGGCTTGGGTCCTTTGTGCTGATCCGCGACGCCATCGAGGACGAGCTGGAGCAGGTCTTCAGCGGCAAGCGCACTGCGCAGGCGGCGCTCGACGCAGCCGTCGAGCGCGGCAACCGCCTTCTTCGCCAGTTCGAGCGGGCCAACCCGGATCGGTAA
- a CDS encoding aminoglycoside phosphotransferase family protein, translated as MLSARMIASLPTLTDYESFRAWRADPAQWLPIARDIARGHGLACAAPHVFSTGTNLVIALDEKLILKIFPPFLRAQFVSERGTLAQLRDRLRLAIPEIVVEGERDGWPYLVITRLSGVLGADAWPSLPEQDKERVLAEIGETIAEVQRVPIGPLGQIEPGWDVFMRGQIEGCRARHARLGLPQKFLDGLDDLLRDAAPLVTLEGPAVILTGEYIPENFLLSRSGPGWRLAGLIDFGDVMTGRREYDLLGPSAFMTAGMPRRVRSLFEGFGYSAADITPELKRRLLALMLLHRASDPVRHICIEGWQEKVANLGELQDLLWPI; from the coding sequence ATGCTCAGTGCCCGTATGATCGCATCACTACCGACACTCACAGACTACGAATCGTTCCGCGCCTGGCGCGCCGATCCGGCGCAATGGCTGCCGATCGCGCGCGATATCGCCCGCGGCCATGGCTTGGCGTGCGCGGCGCCGCATGTCTTTTCCACCGGCACCAATCTCGTCATTGCCCTCGATGAAAAACTTATCCTCAAAATCTTCCCGCCATTTCTTCGCGCCCAATTCGTCTCGGAGCGTGGCACGCTCGCGCAGCTTCGTGACCGGCTTCGTCTCGCGATCCCCGAAATCGTCGTCGAAGGTGAGCGTGACGGATGGCCGTATCTCGTCATCACGCGGCTGTCGGGTGTGTTGGGCGCGGACGCCTGGCCGTCCTTGCCAGAACAGGACAAGGAGCGCGTGCTTGCCGAGATTGGCGAGACCATCGCCGAGGTGCAGCGCGTCCCCATTGGACCGCTCGGGCAGATCGAGCCGGGCTGGGACGTCTTCATGCGCGGACAGATCGAAGGGTGCCGCGCCCGGCACGCTCGCCTCGGATTGCCGCAGAAATTTCTCGACGGCCTGGACGATTTGCTGCGCGATGCGGCCCCGCTGGTCACGCTGGAGGGGCCCGCGGTGATCCTGACCGGCGAATACATCCCGGAGAACTTCCTGCTGAGCCGCAGCGGTCCGGGTTGGCGGCTCGCGGGACTGATCGATTTCGGCGACGTGATGACGGGCAGGCGCGAGTATGACCTGCTTGGCCCCAGCGCCTTCATGACCGCAGGCATGCCGCGGCGGGTGCGAAGCCTGTTCGAGGGTTTTGGATATTCAGCCGCGGATATCACCCCCGAGTTGAAGCGGCGGCTGCTGGCGCTGATGCTGCTGCATCGGGCCAGCGATCCGGTCAGGCACATTTGTATTGAGGGTTGGCAGGAGAAGGTCGCTAACCTCGGTGAATTGCAGGATTTGCTCTGGCCAATCTGA
- a CDS encoding ABC transporter substrate-binding protein: MKRRDFLKSVSGLAAAGALTPAPAIWSSAKAQARSETLLIVSESGPNNLDIHGVGTNVPGYEVSWNCYDRLISHEMKSGPGGVPYYDRDKFKPELAEDMKVGDMSVTFKLKKNAKFHDGAPVTAKDVKWSLDRAVSVGGFPTFQMGAGSLTKTEQFVVVDDNTVRIDFAKKDRLTIPDLAVIVPCVVNSELVKKNATEKDPWGLEYTKQQTAGSGAYKVVKWTAGTEVIMERNDAWAGGPLPKVKRVIWRMVPQAGNRRALLERGDADISYDLPNKDFVELKDSGKLNIVSVPYSNGVQYIGMNVKIAPFDNVKVREAVACAIPYQKIMDAVLFGLAKPMFGAAADKATEVAWPQPTKYVTDIAKAKALLAEAGYPNGFETTLSFDLGFAGVNEPLCILVQESLAQIGIKTTINKIPGANWRTELNKKVLPLYTNVFSGWLDYPEYFFIWCYDGKNSIFNTMSYQSKPMDEFIHGAVDAAAIGNTAKYDADVKGFVDLAFKDIPRIPLYQPYVNVAMQKNVSGYQYWFHRRLDYRALVKA, translated from the coding sequence ATGAAGCGTCGCGATTTCCTCAAATCCGTGTCGGGGCTGGCGGCCGCCGGCGCGCTCACCCCGGCGCCGGCGATCTGGTCCTCCGCCAAGGCGCAAGCGCGGTCGGAAACCTTGCTGATCGTCTCGGAAAGCGGCCCCAACAATCTCGACATTCACGGCGTCGGCACCAACGTGCCCGGCTATGAGGTGTCGTGGAATTGCTACGACCGCCTGATCAGCCACGAGATGAAGAGCGGTCCGGGCGGCGTGCCGTATTACGACCGCGACAAGTTCAAGCCCGAGCTCGCCGAGGACATGAAGGTCGGCGACATGTCGGTGACCTTCAAATTGAAGAAGAACGCGAAATTCCACGACGGCGCGCCGGTCACGGCGAAGGACGTCAAATGGTCGCTGGATCGCGCCGTCAGCGTCGGCGGCTTTCCGACCTTTCAGATGGGCGCGGGCTCGCTGACCAAGACCGAGCAGTTCGTCGTCGTCGACGACAACACGGTGCGGATCGATTTCGCCAAGAAGGACCGCCTCACCATCCCCGATCTCGCTGTTATCGTGCCGTGCGTCGTCAATTCGGAGCTGGTGAAGAAGAACGCCACCGAGAAGGATCCGTGGGGCCTCGAATACACCAAGCAGCAGACCGCGGGCTCCGGCGCCTACAAGGTGGTGAAGTGGACGGCCGGCACCGAAGTCATCATGGAGCGCAACGACGCGTGGGCCGGCGGTCCCCTGCCGAAGGTCAAGCGCGTGATCTGGCGCATGGTGCCGCAGGCCGGCAACCGCCGCGCGCTGCTGGAACGCGGCGACGCCGACATCTCCTATGATCTGCCGAACAAGGATTTCGTCGAGCTGAAGGACAGCGGCAAGCTCAACATCGTCTCGGTGCCGTATTCCAACGGCGTCCAGTATATCGGCATGAACGTGAAGATCGCGCCGTTCGACAACGTCAAGGTCCGCGAGGCCGTCGCCTGCGCGATTCCCTATCAGAAGATCATGGATGCGGTGCTGTTCGGCCTGGCCAAGCCGATGTTCGGCGCCGCAGCCGACAAGGCGACCGAGGTAGCCTGGCCGCAGCCGACCAAATACGTCACCGATATCGCAAAAGCCAAGGCCTTGCTGGCGGAAGCCGGCTATCCCAACGGCTTCGAGACCACGCTGTCCTTCGACTTGGGCTTTGCCGGCGTCAACGAGCCGCTCTGCATTCTGGTGCAGGAGAGCCTGGCGCAAATCGGCATCAAGACCACGATCAACAAGATCCCCGGCGCCAACTGGCGCACCGAACTGAACAAGAAGGTGCTGCCGCTCTACACCAACGTGTTCTCCGGCTGGCTCGACTATCCCGAATATTTCTTCATCTGGTGCTACGACGGCAAGAACTCGATCTTCAACACCATGAGCTACCAGTCGAAGCCGATGGACGAATTCATCCACGGCGCCGTCGACGCCGCCGCGATCGGCAACACCGCGAAGTACGATGCCGACGTCAAAGGCTTCGTCGATCTCGCCTTCAAGGACATCCCGCGCATCCCGCTGTATCAGCCCTACGTCAACGTCGCGATGCAGAAGAACGTGTCCGGCTATCAATACTGGTTCCACCGCAGGCTGGATTACCGCGCGCTGGTGAAGGCGTGA
- a CDS encoding ABC transporter permease encodes MLTMIGKRLMFAIPSLIGVVIVTFLLTRALPGDPAAYFAGPAASKEAIEQIRKKLGFDKPLIEQFFRYTNDLAHGDFGNSLTTGQPVATEIRNRLPASAELTLLGLIVSIGIAIPLGVLAATRPGSWIDHLCRVTTTAGVSLPVFFTGLVLVYVFYFRLGWSPAPLGRLDVFYSAPPTVTGLYLIDALIAREFETFRSALSQLILPAATLAIFSLAPIARMTRASMLAVLASDFVRTARASGLSPSTVIVTYAFRNAMLPVITTLSMVFSFLLGANVLVEKVFAWPGIGSYAVEALISSDFAPVQGFVLTMAVMYVLLNLVIDILYGVIDPRVRLEG; translated from the coding sequence ATGCTGACCATGATCGGCAAGCGGCTGATGTTTGCGATTCCCTCTCTCATCGGGGTCGTGATCGTCACGTTCCTGCTGACGCGCGCGCTGCCGGGCGACCCGGCCGCCTATTTCGCCGGGCCCGCGGCGAGCAAGGAAGCCATCGAGCAGATCCGCAAGAAACTCGGCTTCGACAAGCCGCTGATCGAGCAGTTCTTCCGCTACACCAACGATCTCGCGCATGGCGATTTCGGCAACTCGCTGACGACGGGCCAGCCGGTCGCGACCGAAATCCGCAACCGCCTGCCGGCGTCCGCCGAATTGACGCTGCTTGGTCTTATTGTTTCGATCGGAATCGCGATTCCACTGGGCGTGCTCGCCGCAACCCGCCCGGGCTCGTGGATCGACCATCTGTGCCGCGTCACTACGACGGCCGGCGTATCGCTGCCGGTGTTCTTCACCGGTCTCGTGCTGGTCTACGTGTTCTATTTCAGGCTCGGCTGGTCGCCCGCACCGCTCGGCCGGTTAGATGTGTTCTACAGTGCGCCGCCGACTGTGACCGGTCTCTATCTGATCGACGCCCTGATCGCGCGCGAGTTCGAGACGTTTCGTTCGGCGTTGAGCCAGCTCATCCTGCCGGCGGCGACGCTGGCGATCTTCTCGCTGGCGCCGATCGCGCGCATGACGCGGGCCTCGATGCTGGCGGTGCTGGCGTCCGACTTCGTCCGCACCGCGCGCGCCAGCGGGCTTTCGCCGTCGACCGTGATCGTGACCTACGCGTTCCGCAACGCGATGCTGCCGGTCATCACCACGCTCAGCATGGTGTTCTCATTCCTGCTCGGCGCCAACGTGCTGGTCGAGAAGGTGTTCGCCTGGCCCGGCATCGGCTCCTATGCGGTGGAAGCGCTGATCTCGTCGGACTTCGCGCCGGTGCAGGGTTTCGTGCTGACCATGGCGGTCATGTACGTGCTGCTCAATCTGGTCATCGACATTCTCTACGGCGTGATCGATCCGCGCGTGCGGCTTGAAGGGTGA
- a CDS encoding ABC transporter permease: MSSVAPAVEPAAPTRTSGVAAMFEHVSYVLGENRVTAFAFGLLVIILFAAIFGPYIVPYDPLASDTAAALKPPSAAHWFGTDQLGRDIFSRVIVATRLDTFIAVASVALVFLMGGLAGIAAGYFGGWTDRIVGRIADTIMAFPLFVLAMGIVAALGNTVQNIIIATAIVNFPLYARVARAEANVRRNAGFVQAARLSGNGEMRILLVHILPNIMPIMIVQMSLTMGYAILNAAGLSFIGLGVRPPTAEWGIMVAEGATFMVSGEWWIALFPGLALMIAVFCFNLLGDGLRDIVDPQRRT; this comes from the coding sequence ATGAGTAGCGTTGCGCCTGCCGTTGAACCTGCCGCTCCCACGCGTACCTCCGGCGTGGCTGCGATGTTCGAGCATGTCAGCTACGTGCTCGGCGAGAACCGCGTCACCGCCTTTGCTTTCGGTTTGCTCGTCATCATCCTGTTTGCCGCGATCTTCGGCCCCTACATCGTTCCCTACGATCCGCTCGCCAGCGATACCGCCGCGGCGCTGAAGCCGCCATCGGCGGCGCACTGGTTCGGCACCGACCAATTGGGCCGCGATATCTTCAGCCGCGTCATCGTCGCCACAAGGCTCGATACCTTCATCGCGGTCGCCTCGGTGGCGCTGGTGTTCCTGATGGGCGGACTGGCCGGCATCGCCGCCGGCTATTTCGGCGGCTGGACCGACCGCATCGTCGGGCGCATCGCCGACACCATCATGGCGTTTCCGCTGTTCGTGCTGGCAATGGGCATTGTGGCGGCGCTCGGCAATACCGTGCAGAACATCATCATCGCCACCGCGATCGTGAACTTTCCGCTCTATGCCCGCGTGGCGCGGGCCGAGGCCAATGTCCGCCGCAACGCCGGCTTCGTGCAGGCGGCGCGGCTGTCCGGCAATGGCGAGATGCGGATTCTCCTGGTCCACATCCTCCCCAACATCATGCCGATCATGATCGTGCAGATGTCGCTGACCATGGGCTACGCGATCCTCAACGCGGCCGGACTTTCCTTCATCGGGCTTGGCGTGCGGCCGCCGACGGCGGAATGGGGCATCATGGTCGCGGAAGGCGCCACCTTCATGGTGTCGGGCGAATGGTGGATTGCGCTGTTTCCGGGTCTTGCGCTGATGATCGCGGTGTTCTGCTTCAACCTGCTCGGCGACGGCCTGCGCGACATCGTCGATCCGCAGCGGAGGACGTGA